A genome region from Mercenaria mercenaria strain notata chromosome 11, MADL_Memer_1, whole genome shotgun sequence includes the following:
- the LOC123530950 gene encoding sodium-dependent glucose transporter 1-like, with product MFTGGNADIIHVWGGDVDVYMQALHFAFSIGALLSPLATEPFLAGKTTVCDDLSMTFSNSSAKVSTATEETKYEGATSVSSDLKHFTSANSTQRLKCTERLEETSVHYAFLISAVFMFTATLSFIYLYLKMRKEERKMIPSHDETKTGCKTDTRKKMPFYLKVVFLILISLLMASYNVAEDSFAGFLMTFSLDYLKWEKSTGSFATALFWFSFCAGRFFGIFIVSCCNNSTLLTSYLFLLSFAYLFEVTPLLEVFLP from the coding sequence ATGTTTACAGGTGGTAACGCTGATATTATCCATGTCTGGGGAGGCGACGTAGATGTTTACATGCAGGCTTTACATTTCGCCTTCAGTATTGGCGCCCTATTGTCTCCATTAGCAACGGAACCATTTCTGGCCGGCAAGACCACGGTTTGTGACGACCTCAGCATGACATTCTCTAATAGCTCCGCTAAAGTTTCCACGGCAACTGAAGAAACAAAGTACGAAGGTGCGACTTCTGTTTCATCTGATTTGAAACACTTCACCTCTGCAAATTCTACTCAACGTTTGAAATGCACAGAACGCTTAGAGGAAACAAGCGTGCATTATGCATTCTTAATTTCCGCTGTTTTCATGTTTACTGCAACTTTAAGCTTTATATACCTTTATTTAAAGATGAGAAAGGAGGAAAGGAAAATGATCCCATCCCATGATGAAACTAAAACTGGCTGTAAAACTGACacaagaaagaaaatgccttttTATCTAAAAGTTGTTTTCCTCATCCTTATATCATTACTAATGGCTTCATATAATGTTGCAGAAGACAGTTTCGCGGGGTTTCTTATGACATTTTCACTTGATTATTTAAAATGGGAGAAATCTACGGGATCATTTGCAACAGCcctattttggttttctttttgtGCTGGGCGTTTCTTTGGAATCTTTATTGTGTCATGTTGCAACAACTCAACACTACTAACatcatatttgtttttgttaagttttgccTAT